A single genomic interval of Brevibacillus brevis harbors:
- a CDS encoding DUF2487 family protein, producing MQWNLNDFENWEELRSFVDTALLPLYLYNSDRKVEEHVVRMNYLLNVAAGIEQRLKGRVLLFPLSYQIGEEQLDQRTPAEFPYKVLLHFRGEQIQLKDRAEEGVLTLLVGDEDLESSLRFEVTVDVLYKEVIKLWQNGRG from the coding sequence ATGCAGTGGAACTTGAATGATTTTGAAAACTGGGAGGAGTTGCGGTCCTTTGTGGATACCGCGCTGCTCCCTCTTTATTTGTACAACTCGGACAGAAAAGTAGAAGAGCATGTTGTACGCATGAACTACTTATTAAATGTAGCCGCCGGGATTGAGCAGCGACTCAAGGGACGTGTGCTGCTATTTCCGTTAAGCTATCAAATCGGAGAAGAGCAGCTAGATCAACGAACGCCAGCGGAATTCCCCTATAAAGTACTGCTTCATTTTCGCGGAGAACAGATTCAATTAAAGGACCGAGCGGAAGAAGGTGTGCTGACCTTATTGGTAGGGGATGAAGATCTGGAATCTTCATTGCGTTTTGAAGTGACTGTGGATGTGCTGTACAAAGAGGTCATCAAGCTGTGGCAAAACGGGCGGGGATAA
- a CDS encoding ubiquinol-cytochrome c reductase iron-sulfur subunit, with translation MGDKREISRRTFLNYALMGTGGFLAAGMITPMIRFAVDPLLQGHAGGDKVAVGSPDEFSAVPKRVEFKVHTKDGWYESESTLTAWVTKNDKGEILALSPICKHLGCTVDWGTGPGQPNEYFCPCHMGRYSINGEHILGTPPTASLDEYETEVKDGKLYLGKVKANPRPGVNG, from the coding sequence ATGGGAGACAAACGCGAAATTTCCAGGCGTACATTTTTGAACTACGCCCTGATGGGAACTGGCGGATTCCTTGCTGCGGGAATGATCACCCCAATGATTCGCTTTGCGGTAGACCCCCTTCTGCAAGGACATGCAGGTGGAGATAAAGTAGCTGTCGGCAGTCCGGATGAGTTTAGTGCCGTGCCAAAACGCGTAGAATTCAAAGTCCATACCAAGGACGGTTGGTATGAATCAGAATCTACACTTACTGCATGGGTTACCAAGAACGACAAGGGTGAGATTCTTGCTCTGTCCCCGATCTGTAAGCACTTAGGGTGTACGGTTGACTGGGGAACTGGCCCAGGACAACCAAATGAGTACTTCTGTCCATGCCACATGGGTCGTTATTCGATCAATGGCGAGCACATTTTGGGAACGCCACCGACGGCTTCTCTTGATGAGTATGAGACAGAAGTCAAAGATGGAAAATTGTATTTAGGTAAAGTAAAAGCAAATCCTCGTCCGGGGGTGAACGGCTAA
- the qcrB gene encoding menaquinol-cytochrome c reductase cytochrome b subunit codes for MMQKMYDWVDERLNITPMWRDLADHEVPEHVNPAHHFSAFVYCFGGLTFFITVIQILSGMFLTMYYVPDVINAYESVKYLQNEVAFGVIVRGMHHWGASLVIVMMFLHTLRVFFTGAYKKPRELNWVVGVLIFFVMLGLGFTGYLLPWDNTAYFATKVGVQIADSVPFIGPYVKTLLTGGDILGAQTLTRFFAIHVFFLPGALLGLLGAHFVMIRSQGISGPL; via the coding sequence ATGATGCAAAAAATGTATGATTGGGTCGACGAGCGCTTAAACATCACTCCGATGTGGCGTGACTTGGCTGACCACGAAGTACCTGAGCACGTGAACCCGGCACATCATTTTTCAGCTTTTGTTTACTGCTTTGGTGGACTTACGTTCTTTATTACCGTTATTCAAATCTTGTCTGGTATGTTCTTGACGATGTACTATGTACCAGACGTTATCAATGCTTACGAATCCGTTAAGTACCTCCAGAACGAAGTAGCGTTCGGGGTAATCGTACGCGGTATGCATCACTGGGGTGCCAGCTTGGTAATCGTGATGATGTTCCTACATACTCTGCGTGTATTCTTTACAGGTGCATACAAAAAGCCGCGTGAATTGAACTGGGTAGTCGGCGTACTGATTTTCTTCGTTATGCTGGGCCTCGGTTTCACAGGTTATCTCTTGCCTTGGGATAACACCGCATACTTTGCGACCAAAGTAGGTGTGCAGATCGCTGACTCTGTACCTTTCATCGGACCATATGTGAAAACTTTGCTCACAGGCGGAGACATTCTAGGGGCACAAACCCTTACCCGTTTCTTCGCGATTCACGTGTTCTTCCTCCCAGGCGCACTGCTTGGTCTGTTGGGAGCTCACTTTGTTATGATCCGTTCGCAAGGTATCTCGGGTCCACTATAA
- a CDS encoding menaquinol-cytochrome c reductase cytochrome b/c subunit, with the protein MAKQDKDATFVGDSRVSAKRIPNISPSYSDFPGKNEPFWPNFLLKEWMVAAVCLVGFLVLTVSHPSPLTDKANPNDTSFIPLPDWYFLFLYQMLKYPWAAGDWVVLGTVVVPGIAFGALMLAPWLDTSKERRPSKRPVATGLMLTALVGIFYLTWAANHEYHLAHPDKGKGTGGKQGSSATAPAPADTSFTADALWKAQTSCMGCHGKNMEGGMGPNLQKIGATLDAAKITDVIKNGKGAMPGGMIKDDAEIAKLAEYMAGLK; encoded by the coding sequence ATGGCAAAACAAGATAAAGATGCTACCTTCGTCGGAGATTCCCGAGTATCGGCGAAGCGTATTCCAAACATTTCTCCATCCTACTCCGACTTTCCAGGTAAAAACGAGCCGTTTTGGCCAAACTTCCTGTTGAAAGAGTGGATGGTGGCAGCCGTTTGCTTGGTTGGTTTCCTTGTGTTAACGGTTTCACACCCGTCGCCGTTAACTGACAAAGCAAACCCGAATGATACTTCATTCATTCCGTTGCCAGACTGGTACTTCTTGTTCCTGTATCAAATGCTGAAATATCCTTGGGCTGCAGGGGATTGGGTCGTACTCGGTACCGTTGTCGTACCAGGTATCGCATTTGGTGCACTGATGTTGGCGCCTTGGTTGGATACCAGCAAAGAGCGTCGTCCTAGCAAACGTCCAGTTGCTACAGGTTTGATGCTGACTGCGCTCGTTGGTATTTTCTACCTGACTTGGGCAGCGAACCATGAATATCATCTAGCTCACCCAGATAAAGGGAAAGGAACTGGTGGCAAACAAGGATCTAGTGCAACTGCACCTGCTCCGGCTGACACCAGCTTTACAGCAGATGCGCTTTGGAAAGCGCAAACAAGCTGTATGGGATGCCATGGTAAAAACATGGAGGGTGGCATGGGTCCAAACCTCCAGAAAATCGGTGCAACTTTGGATGCAGCCAAGATTACTGATGTCATCAAGAACGGTAAAGGCGCAATGCCAGGCGGTATGATCAAAGATGATGCAGAAATCGCAAAGCTAGCTGAATACATGGCTGGCTTGAAATAA
- a CDS encoding DUF1405 domain-containing protein, translated as MIWIWEWFRQSLGKRWFLWTLFFVNFLGTIYGFIWYGNQLAETPAYLIPFVPDSPTGSGLFSLVLLTYLLGRHIPVLEALAGITNFKYGVWAVCIIVAGWLMGNEVRWTDVMLIISHTGMAVESVLYARFYKLSLLPVGIAALWTLNNDFLDYVMDIHPWLPSVLDPYEGFVGLFTVLLSLISISVIWWVNMKYTTNKV; from the coding sequence ATGATCTGGATATGGGAGTGGTTTCGGCAATCTTTGGGCAAAAGGTGGTTTCTTTGGACGCTGTTCTTCGTCAACTTTTTGGGAACCATATATGGATTTATCTGGTATGGTAACCAATTGGCTGAGACACCAGCATATTTAATTCCTTTTGTCCCGGACAGCCCGACAGGTAGCGGACTTTTTTCGCTTGTACTCCTTACCTATTTGTTGGGTCGCCACATTCCTGTACTGGAAGCTTTGGCTGGCATCACCAATTTTAAGTATGGTGTCTGGGCCGTTTGCATTATCGTGGCTGGTTGGTTGATGGGCAATGAAGTGCGTTGGACAGACGTGATGCTGATCATTTCCCACACCGGCATGGCTGTGGAATCTGTTTTATATGCGCGTTTTTACAAGCTAAGTCTTCTGCCGGTGGGAATCGCTGCGCTGTGGACACTGAATAATGATTTTCTCGATTACGTCATGGACATCCATCCGTGGCTGCCGAGTGTACTGGATCCATATGAGGGCTTCGTTGGGTTGTTTACGGTTCTTCTCAGTCTGATCTCGATCTCGGTGATCTGGTGGGTGAATATGAAGTATACGACAAATAAGGTCTAA